The stretch of DNA ATCTTAAATACAGTTATTGTGAAAAACATAACATTGGGCATCTGAGACTGGTTTGTCAATGGAAAACCTCTGGATTTTCCTGGTCAGTCCCAGGACAGATATCTAAAAAAAAGTTGGATTCATGTCCATGTGTGTGCCTCTaagtgcatgtatttgtgtgtctgtgagtgtgtgtgtttgcacatgggtcagaatgcgtgtgtttgtgtttgtgtatgcctCTTTCACGCACTTGTGTTTGtggctgcttgtgtgtgtgtgtgtttgtctgtgagtgtgtgtgtgtttgtgtttgtgcatgtgtcagagtgcgtgcgtgcgtgtgcgtgcgtgcgtgtgtgtcagtagtTGTGTGCCAAATCGTTTGTCCATTCGCTACGGTGCTGGTGGGAGGAGACATGCACGCAGTGGAAACGAAGCAGATGTCAAAGCCAAGAGAGTCCAGTGCAGCAGTGCCACTTTCTCGGTGTATCTGTGACCCACAGACGACAAGAGACACCCCTGAGTCAGAATGGAGCTTCTCCACTGCAGTCATCTCTCAGCTCTGTTGATTTCCTTGCTGCTCGCTGTCAAAGGTAAAGCAGTTGTCTGCCACCATGGCTGAGTGATACTACTGTACTTTTCAtgattcgtttttttttttttaaatcagaacgTTTAGTAATAAAGTGTTTGGCTTGTCCTCCTTGATGGTAACTATTTGCATTGCTGAAATTTTCTTAATGCTAGCATATAGACAATGTACATGTAGAGTTCACAGTTCTGTCCTCCTCTGAAAAACAAGTTATATTACATGCAGAGTGAACAAAGGCTATGAAAAAGTACAGTATGGCTCAGGTAATGAGCCTGTTCCAGTATGCATTGCACTCTGTATGATACACTTTGGGAGGCATTTGATCTAACTGCTACAGCTCTTTGTTTTTACCCGTGTGTGAAGAAAACATCCAAGTGTGACAAGGTTTTTAATTCTAAAATGATATTTTCCCCTGTTAAGCATCCGATATCAGGATCACTCCGAAGGATCCTCTGGTCCACCTGGGAGGTGCCATCAACCTCACCTGTGAAACAACCTGTTCCGCCAAACCCCATTGGAGGAGTTTAGACGACGCAGAATACAAGACGCTACAGGAAGGGCAGAAAACTGTTCTTCTCATTGCATCTGCCACCATTCAGCATGAGGGCAAGAAAACGTGCGCGGCCAATTGTGGAAGAAGACAGACATACGTTCAACTCGTAGTCATCTGTAAGAATAATGTCTCTTGCTGCAGATCTGTGAATTTCAATTGTCAGAAGCCGGTGACAAGTGCAAGGTTTCAGATTCATCTTTTGTAGCTTAAACATTCTCCTGTTCTGGTTcttattttcaccaaaaaaaaccccCCTTTTTTGGCCTTTTCAAAACCTAACTCGATTGTGTTGTAGAAATTTAATGATCCCACGTAAGTGTAAAATATCGATAACAGGACGACACATAGCTCTGGCAGTACTTGGGCTTAGTTTGTAAAAGAATGatctttaatattttgtttacttaaaaaaaaagttgttcaaAGTTTTGAAGGTGACATAGtcccattttttttcagaaatgagaACATTCTCACTTTAAATCCACCACAGGCAACCACTAAAGGGTGCCATACTCCAttgtttgttagtttttctTAAAAGTAatactgcagttatttttaaaatattataaacagGGTCATGCTATCAGCACGTCGTAGTCAGAGAGCTGTTTCATACCAGTCCAAAGAAATCTACAAACCTCGCTGACGTAACAcctacatttatttacatttacatttacatttattcatttggcagacgctgttATCTAAAGCGACgtacaggtgaggcagagtacaacacaaacaaaagccatacatggagtcacaattttagaagtgctgcatgaccaagttttaATAGCATACTCCATACTGTTAAGGAAACACAGAGTTTGACATCACTGTATCAACCATTGCTGATTTCTCTCAGCTTTCCCACAGCCCGTCATGACCACAGACCCTGAGGTCCTCGCACCCGGACAGCCCTTCACCGTCACCTGCTCTTTGAGCCAAGTCTACCCCCAAGGCAGCGTGCTACTGATGTTGTTTCGCGGTGACGAAATTGTGCAGGAATCCAAAGAAAGCACTCCGAGTGATAAATATTTTGATAATTACTTGTTGACTGCTGCTGAACAGACCGGGACCGAGGCTACAGAATACAGATGTGAAGCACAGCTAACAGCCAAGGGTCacaacctgaaaaaaaataccacactgACAATTCAGTTTCCAGGTAACTTAATGTCCTCTACCTGTTGTGATTGTGCATTGCTTTACAACCCATCTCTGTGGCTGTAATGAAGTGGTTGTGATTTACTGAAAATTAGTTATTAACATTAACTACTTCTGTAtaaggtgtgtgtggggaagcAGTGGAAAAACTGATAAGATGATTTCCAGGACACCTGAGTGTAGTAattcacctgaattgcttcaaaaACATTTGGTTGTGTAAATGAATTagatgttaaaaatacattcccCTTAATGAAGGTGTCTTCAAAGTGATACAtgtttattatgcattattaaCTAGCTTTTCATAAGAAGCTTATTAATCAATTTGTGGATGAGTCCCACTGAAAAGCAACTCCATCAACGCCATCAAACTTTATTGTGTTTACCACA from Megalops cyprinoides isolate fMegCyp1 chromosome 20, fMegCyp1.pri, whole genome shotgun sequence encodes:
- the LOC118796003 gene encoding vascular cell adhesion protein 1-like is translated as MELLHCSHLSALLISLLLAVKASDIRITPKDPLVHLGGAINLTCETTCSAKPHWRSLDDAEYKTLQEGQKTVLLIASATIQHEGKKTCAANCGRRQTYVQLVVISFPQPVMTTDPEVLAPGQPFTVTCSLSQVYPQGSVLLMLFRGDEIVQESKESTPSDKYFDNYLLTAAEQTGTEATEYRCEAQLTAKGHNLKKNTTLTIQFPEPPTTPDVPTIHEYKTSPVQATTGDTTTERSSTIANAPKTTSQAPEIVTHVTSTAKPLMKVTTTEAAVPIKEMSASQKIAFDQKATTPPYSKEGKSAAGSTTMVAVIAPLSLATLATASAIIGWMICRRRKQSSPELLQTADPGPQTPVTEQ